In the Gemmatimonadota bacterium genome, TGCTGTCTTTGTTGGCTGCGGCAAAAATGAGATATGTACCACTTTCTGTGAAGGCGTAGGAGATTACGTGGTTATATCGCGTTTCAGCACTGGTCTGGAGGTTGCGGAGAACGAGTATGGTGCCTTCGGCTTTTCTGCGTTTTTTCTTTTTGCTGTCTTTGGGATCTTCCTTTTTCACTTCTTTAGTTTCAGGCTTTTGCTCGGGCTGTTTTTCGGGTTTGGGTGTTTGTTCTTCTTTTTTTTCTTCAGGTTTGGGTGTTTTTTTCTTTTTGTTTGCGGTACTGTCTTTTTTGGCGATTTCTTTTTCCAGTAAATAGGCGACCCATCCTCCGTTTTCTTTGGGTAGTTTGAAGGATTTGACGCGCGCAGCCTTAAAGATGTCTCCCGTGGCAAGGGTGATGATGCCAAGTGAGTCTTTGGGCGATTCTTCGGGTTTTTTCTTGTCGCGCTTTGCCTGTTTTACCGAGTCTTTGAAGGCTTTGATGAGGGTGGTGATATACTGCGAGTCTCTGGTGAATCGAATGGCTTCTCCGCGCGGTATTGCGTAGGAGCGGTCATCTGTGAGGCTTGCGATGCGGAGTTCGGTGTCTTTTTCGTCCGGGCCGACGGAGAGAAAAGCCCATTGTCCGTTGTCGGAAATATTGCTGGCGTGCGTGCGATTCCATATGTCGTACACGTGGTGATCCAGCGGCTTTTTCTGCTGGGCAAAGACGAGTGGCGATAAACACAAGAGCACAGATAGAAGGCAAGTAGATAGACGCATAGATGAACTCTCAGAGATAGGTCAAAGTTTTGGGCGGATCATTTTAGTCAATATAATATAATAAAGTGGTGTGTAAAAATAAAAGCCGACGTTTGTTCGTCGGCTTTTGTGTTTAGAGCTATACCTATTCACAGCGGACACTCAGAAATTTGATTCTACATGGTATTTAGAAGAGTATTCTTTCAGGTTCTTTTTAATTTGCTGAAATTGCGTGTATGAACATGTGCCCGCTGGAATTTCAATGGGATGTGAGGGTTGGGCTTTCGGGATGATTTCTACACCGTTGATTTTGAGGTGCATCGCCTGGATTTCATCCCAGGATATTTTTTCCGCCTGTCCGCGTCGTTTGGCTTTGATCTCCAGTCCGTCATTGCTGAATACTACCCGCGGTCGTCCGTGTTTTTTGGGGATATAGAGAGCAATGATCATTGCAACGATGATCGCAATACTGCAGAGTAGCAGAATCGTACCTACTATCCAATCAAAGGCATTGTGTGCATGCGATAGTGTTCGCCAACCCTGGTATATGCTGTTGATTATGATCCCAATACTGAGAACGACAAACCACTTTGACTGGCGTGGGTCTTCTACGTCAAAGTAAATTGTAAAGGTATCCATGTTATCCTCTAAAGTTTGGCAGGCGACTTATCGCCCAGTATCATCCTTTGAAACCTCACCCTGATCATCCTCTGAAATATGGCGGATTTCTCCAGCGCGTTGTTGTACGATTTCCTGTGCCGCGCGTTTTTTGTCCTCGTTGAGCATGAGGTCTGTTGCACCGAGCATTGTGGTAGCCGATCCGCCTGCACCTTTGCGACTGCCTTTTACAAGCGCGTAAAGTGCATAGCCGATGAGAAGAATTGCGATAAGTGTAAAAATGGCGACTCCCATGAAATGTTCCATTTAAGTCTCCCGAAAGATGGTGCTTTCGCGTTCAAACCATCTGGCGCAGCCGTAGAGGCTGAGGGCTGCAAGGGCGATGAGCGAGGCATAGACTTCGAACAATAGGGGTAGTTTGATGGTTCCCGCAAAAATTTCTTTTGATGCAAGCGAGACATTTAAGACGGGTATGAGCGATGTGATGGCATTGAGTTCAATGCCGGGTAAGAGGCCGATAAATACGGGAATAATAATGATGATGTTGAGAGGGGCCATAATGCTCTGCGCTTCTTTGAAAGATTTGGCAAAGATAGAGACAGACATTAAAGCGGCGGCAAAAAAGATGGTTAAGGGCAGGCACAGAGAAAGGACCAGGAGGATAGATGATATTTCGAACATGCCCTGTAGCGCGTCGAGGATTCTTGCGACAATTTCTCGTTGTAACATAACGGCTATAAAAAAACCGATAAAACTGTTGGCGATTGACGCAAATCCCGATAGGACAATCACGCCACATTTGCCCAGCAAGATCTGAATTTTGCTGACGGGGGCGACGAGCAGTGTTTCGAGGGTGGCGCGTTCTTTTTCGCCAGCGCCCAGATCAAGGGCTGGATACATACACCCCATAAAACACATTATGACAAAAATATAAGGCAAAAAACCACCTACGCTTTTTCCGATTCTTTCCCGTTGAGAAGCAATGTCGTGGCGTCTGACCTGTACGGGGTCCACGATCATGCGGTCGAGGGCAAGCCGTTGGAATCGGTCATTGATGATCTGGTTTTCGTAGTCTCGAATCAGACTTGTCAGGCGATTGCGGGATGCGTCCATATCTCTGGAGGATTTGAAATAGAGATGGATTTGGCCGCGTTGTAAGTCGGCGATTTGGGCATCGAATTGCTCATCAACGCGAATGGCGGCATCTATGCTGTCGGAGCGGATGAGCTGAGGGATTATGTCTTCTGTTATGTCTTCTCGAATTTTCAGGTCGTCGCGTTTGAGCAGGATTTCGCGGAATGCCTCTGCATTGCCCTGTGTGACCAGGGCAACCACAAGTGTTTTGGTTCTGACTTTTTGGGCCTGACGAGTAGTAAAAACGGCTGCAATTGTGAATAACAGCGGGAATAATAGCATTGGTATGATGAACATCATCATCATCGAACGCCGATCGCGCGTGATGTCCTTAAATTCTTTTTTGAAGATGGTGAGGATCGTTTTCATGAGGACCTCTTATGGCGAATGTACGAATCAACGAATTAACGAATCAGTGAATCGAAGCTCGTAGTGATTTTGGGTGGTAGGGCGGGATTCGTCTATTCGTCTATTCGTCTTCAACGATGCGAATAAATTCGTCTTCCAACGTGGGGGTTTGCATCTGGTTTTGAAAGTCTTCCAATGTGCCGTTAAACTGCAATTGGCCTTTGTGAATGATGGCGAGGTCGTCGCTGAGCAGGCTGACTTCCCCCATGCGGTGCGTGGAAAAGATGACGGTTTTTCCCGCGTCCCGACAGTCGCGGATGAGGTGTACGATATTGCGCGAGGTGACGACGTCGAGGCCGTCGGTGGGTTCGTCGAATACAATGACATCGGGGTCGTGTATGATCGTGCGTACAATGGAGACTTTTTGTTTCATGCCCGTGGAGAGTTTGCCGATGCGGCGGTTTGCAAAGGCTTCCATGTCGAGGAGGGCAAAGAGGTGGTCGCGCCGCGTGTTGTAATCGGCGCTGTTCATGCCGTGCAGGTCGGCAAAGTAGCGCACCATTTCGTTGGGTGTCAGGCGATCGTACAATCCCGTGTTGCCTGTGAGAAAGCCGAGGTTTTCGCGTACGGCTTGACTTTGTGTTACGGTGTCGTATTCCGCGACAGATATGCTGCCCGAAGTGGGTTTGAGCATGGTGGCAATCATGCGCAATGCGGTGGTTTTTCCCGCGCCATTAGGACCCAATAGCGCGAAGACGCGACCGGGCTGACAGGTGAAACTGATGTCGCATACTGCGTCGATGGTGTTGCCCTGAAAACCATCTCCCATTTCGCGTTTTTGCTGCCGCGATAATTTAAAGGTTTTGACAATATTTTTTGCGATAACCATAATGCACTCCGCGATTGCGGGTTGAATAGCGTATAGTCAAAAATCTCCCATTACTTTTTTATATTAGTGATAGAGTTACTCAATTTTGTTTCAAAATGCAAGGAGGTATTTTTGGGGGTAGGTTTTTTGTAGAAATTTTACGCATCGCTTAAGACAGATGGGCTGAGGGAGTATTTGACTTTGCTCTTCAGACTTTGCACCTTGCACTCGACTTTTTACGCGATTCCAAGGAAAAGATATGGACCAACGCGTTCTAAACAGCCCTGTTGAGGTTGTAGATCGCATTGAGAGCCTGGATGTGTTGCGCGGCTTTGCTGTGCTTGGCATCCTGGTCATGAATATCCAGTCATTTGCAATGCCTGGGGCGGCGTACCTGAATCCGACGGCTTACGGCGATCTCAATGGTATCAACTTTTTTACCTGGCTGGTTAGCTACCTGCTCGTTGATCAGAAGTTTATGTCAATCTTTTCAATGCTCTTTGGTGCCGGCATCTGCCTGTTTGCCGATCGCGCAGAGGCTCGCAGTGGTCGCTCCGCTGGCTTGCACTACCGCCGCACATTCTATCTGCTCGTCTTCGGCTTTGTGCATGCCTATTTTCTGTGGTCGGGCGATATATTGGTTGCCTACGCGCTTTGCGGCTCCGTCATCTTTCTTTTTAGGAATCGTTCGCCGCACACGCTGGTGGTCATCGGCCTCGCTGTTTTTGCAGTGGCGAGTGTGCTGTCCATCGTAATAGGTCTGACAACAGAGTTTATTCCCGAAAAAGATGTGGCGGATATCACAGCAACATGGGCACCGGATGCGGCCAAAATTGATGCGGAGTTGCTCGCTTATCGCAGCGGATGGTTCACACTGCAGGCACAACGAACCAGCGATACACTGGGAATGCACACGACGGTCCTGCCAATTGAAGTGTTTTGGCAATCCGCGGGTATCATGCTGCTGGGCATGGCCCTTTACCGCTGGCACATCCTGAGCGCAGTCCGCAATGACCGATTCTACTGCTGCCTCGCGCTCATTGGGTTCGGTGTGGGCTTGCCGGTTGTTGCTGCTGGAGCATGGTGGAATTTTGCGGCTGGATGGCACTGGGAGCGTTCGATGTTCCTTGGGTCGCAGTTCAACTATTGGGGAAGTCTCGCTATGGCATTTGGATACGTGGGCATTGTGATGTTGGCGGTTCGACGCGGATGGTTCTCCGCGTTACAGATGCGCCTGGCCGCTGCGGGTCGAATGGCGTTTACCAATTACATCGCACAAACGCTGATCTGCACGACTATTTTTTATGGGCATGGATTTGGGCTTTTCGGGCGGGTTGACCGCTGGCAACAGGCCATAGTTGTTATCGCTGTATGGGGCATCCAACTATGGTGGTCGCCGTTGCTGATGAGACGCTTTCGATATGGCCCATTGGAATGGTGTTGGCGGGCACTGACCTACTGGCGGATCCCGGGACGATAGCGCGAATTTTGCTTCACATGATTCTAAGGAGATGATATGGATAAACTCAAACTGGCCCTGATCGGTTGTGGCGGTATGGGGACGCGTCATTTGTATGGGTTGCGCGAACTGGCGAAGACGCCGTTTAATAATATTGAATTGTGCGCTTTGTGCGATCTCAATCGAGACAATGCAGAATTGGCTGCGAGAGAGGCCGAGCAGTTGCTCGGTTCAAAACCTCCTGTATTTACATCCATAGAAGAGATGGCGCAAGCGATTCCCGATTTGATGGCGGTTGATGTGGTCACTGATCCGTCGGTGCACCACACGGTGGTGTGTGAGGCTCTGGACCTGGGATTGCACGTGTTGGTTGAAAAACCTATGGCCATTTCTGTCAAAGCATGCCATGCTATGAATGAGGCGGCGGAGCGCAACGGGCGAAAACTGTCGGTTGCTGAAAATTATCGGCGCGATCCTTCGGCAAGGCTAACGCGTCATTTGTTGGATACCGGACGGATCGGAACGCCTTATATGGCGACGCTCCACGCCTTGCGCGGCGGTAATGAAATTTTTATTACGCCCTGGCGGCATTTAAAAGACCGCGGGGGACCCTTGATCGATATGGGGGTACACTATGCGGATCTGATTCGGTATCAACTCGGCGATGTGGTCGAGGTGTATGGCGATACGCGTCTGGTGGAGCCGGTGCGCAAAAAACAACAGTCTATTGGCGATCGGTATGAATTTTATCAGCAGCGTTTTCGCGCGATGCCCGACGAAGTGCCCGCTACGGCAGAAGATACGTCAATGGCGATGATGAAGATGGAAAGCGGCGTGATGGTGAGTTTTATTATGGGCGTTGGGGGGCACGGCGCCTGCCGCAGTCAGTTGATTTTAGGCGATAAAGGGTGTTTGCAGAGCTACGGGAGTCGCGGGAGTCAGGCGATATGGCAATCGGCAGATGGCGAGGTGAGAGATCAGAATGCGATTCTGAGTGCTGTTGACGATTTTGAATTGCATCCTCTCTTAGATCATTTTTTTCCCGCGAAAAACAGTGTGGGAGATCAGGCAGTGGATTGGAAATTGATCGCTTATGAACAATACGAACTCGCCTGTGCTGTTCTGGATGGTGAGCCGATAGAGGTCGATGGTATTGAGGGGATGAAGGATGTCGCGGCGATTTATGCGATTTGCGAGTCTGCTCGCGCAGGTCGCACTGTGACGGCAGCAGAGATCGAAAGCGGCGAGTTGTATGACTATCAGGCAGAGATTGATGCGGTGTTGAATATCAACACTTAAAATGGAGGAAAGACAGATGGTGATTCGCAATTGGCAAGATGCCACGCCCACAGTGGGCCATGAAACGGCGTTGATCTGGTCGATTTTCAGGCAGAAGGGGTCTGCTGGTTTGAGCGAGGAAGAAGCACCGATGTTGGCAGCATCGGGATTTACCCTGCATATGATGCAGAGCCGCAAGGCGGGCGATTATCACATGCACGATGACAAAGAACAGATTTATTATTTTACGCGCGGTCATGGCAAGATGAAGATCGATGACGAAATTTATCCCGTTGAGCCAGGCGATGCCGTGCATTTACCGCCTTATACGTATCACCAGTTAATCAATGACAGCGACGATTGGATTGAACACATCCTCGTGACTGTGCCGGTGGGTTAAGGATACAGAACGTATTTCAATCCCTCTTGTCGCTCTGCGCCATCAAATGCCTGTTCCCAATTTTCGAGTGGCAGCCTGTGGGATATGTATGCCGAGGGATCTATTGTTTTGGCGATGATCATTTCGAGGGCGCGCTGCCAACTGGGCCAGTTCTGGGCAATAGAACTGTGCACGGAAAGCTGTTTGTAGATGATTTTGCCCCAGTTCACTTCAACGGGATGTTCGATCAGCGCCACCTGTGTGAATGTGCCGAGGGGGCGTACGGCGTCGAGACATTGATCGATGGAGGCGGCAGCACCGGCACATTCGATGACAATGTCGGCGCCGTCGCGGTTGAGCGCGCGGACAAATTCGGATATATTTTTGCGCGTGACATCCACGGTGTGTTCTGCGCTTTTAGCCATAGCGAGGCGATGGGCGTCTCGGTCGGTTCCGCAGACAATAACGCGCCCGCCTGCGAGTCTGGCGAGGTCGGCGCATATCAGGCCAATGGGACCGGGACCCGAAACGAGTACCAGGTCGCCGGGTGCGATTTTTGTGTGAAAAAGAACGGCTTTGATGCAGCAAGCGAGGGGTTCAACAAGCGCGGCAGTGTCATAGGAGACGGATTCGGGAAGCGGGAAGGCGAGGTTTTGGGGGATGATGCAGTATTCGGCAAATCCACCGTCGCGCATGCTGCCAACGGATTTGCGCTGGGGACAAAAGAAAAATTCGCTTGCCCGACAATAGCGACAGTGACCACACGCGCCACTGGCTGTGGGAAGGACTGTGATGCGGTCGCCTGTTTTGATGCGGGTGACACTGGTGCCGACTTTGACGACTTCACCTGAGAGTTCATGGCAAAGCGTGACAGGTGGGCGAATGCCATAGCCGCCGTGGCGGATGTGGAGATCGGTGCCGCAGAGTCCGCCGCGCTGAACGGCGATTTTGATGTCGTCGGGGTGTTCGATATCCGGTTCTGGTATGTTGCATAAGGCGATGTGTCCGGGACCGGGTTTTAGTTTGCGTACAGCGCGCATGGTATTTGTGCAGGGCAGAGAATGGTATTTTTTGTTTACTTTGCTATTATGCACAATCTTTACAGGGTAGGCAATCACTGTTTGTTTTGCCCTATAGCTTGTGCAATACGCATTATTTCGATGTTTTGTCCGCGAGAAGGTTAGCGATGATCCGGAATATTCTGCATATAGGAATGGGTGTGGTCGTGGTCTTTTTGGGACTGGTCGCCCTGGTGGAGTTACTGGGGTATGTGACCTGGTACCTGATGCCCAGGGATGCGGAGTCGATGCAACAGGCGTCCGAGTTTGAGGCGATTATGGGCAGGCTGGTGCAAAGTCCCACGGAGGGAGCTATCCAGGTTGTGGTGCCAGATCGACATCCGAAGACCGCAAAAGCCGTGCATCGGGTGATGGAGTGGCCGGAAATAAGGGGACGGCGGTTTCGGGAAGCTCCTATGCTTCAAAAGAAGGTGGGGGTGGGTGAGTTGCCGCCGGTTGAGGAACGGTTACCGGAAAATCCATTGGTGATTGTGCCGCCCCATCAGAATGGGCCTTATGGAGGTACCTGGACGCGGTTTGCAACAGGACCGAGAGATAT is a window encoding:
- a CDS encoding ABC transporter permease; its protein translation is MKTILTIFKKEFKDITRDRRSMMMMFIIPMLLFPLLFTIAAVFTTRQAQKVRTKTLVVALVTQGNAEAFREILLKRDDLKIREDITEDIIPQLIRSDSIDAAIRVDEQFDAQIADLQRGQIHLYFKSSRDMDASRNRLTSLIRDYENQIINDRFQRLALDRMIVDPVQVRRHDIASQRERIGKSVGGFLPYIFVIMCFMGCMYPALDLGAGEKERATLETLLVAPVSKIQILLGKCGVIVLSGFASIANSFIGFFIAVMLQREIVARILDALQGMFEISSILLVLSLCLPLTIFFAAALMSVSIFAKSFKEAQSIMAPLNIIIIIPVFIGLLPGIELNAITSLIPVLNVSLASKEIFAGTIKLPLLFEVYASLIALAALSLYGCARWFERESTIFRET
- a CDS encoding ATP-binding cassette domain-containing protein; this translates as MVIAKNIVKTFKLSRQQKREMGDGFQGNTIDAVCDISFTCQPGRVFALLGPNGAGKTTALRMIATMLKPTSGSISVAEYDTVTQSQAVRENLGFLTGNTGLYDRLTPNEMVRYFADLHGMNSADYNTRRDHLFALLDMEAFANRRIGKLSTGMKQKVSIVRTIIHDPDVIVFDEPTDGLDVVTSRNIVHLIRDCRDAGKTVIFSTHRMGEVSLLSDDLAIIHKGQLQFNGTLEDFQNQMQTPTLEDEFIRIVEDE
- a CDS encoding DUF418 domain-containing protein → MDQRVLNSPVEVVDRIESLDVLRGFAVLGILVMNIQSFAMPGAAYLNPTAYGDLNGINFFTWLVSYLLVDQKFMSIFSMLFGAGICLFADRAEARSGRSAGLHYRRTFYLLVFGFVHAYFLWSGDILVAYALCGSVIFLFRNRSPHTLVVIGLAVFAVASVLSIVIGLTTEFIPEKDVADITATWAPDAAKIDAELLAYRSGWFTLQAQRTSDTLGMHTTVLPIEVFWQSAGIMLLGMALYRWHILSAVRNDRFYCCLALIGFGVGLPVVAAGAWWNFAAGWHWERSMFLGSQFNYWGSLAMAFGYVGIVMLAVRRGWFSALQMRLAAAGRMAFTNYIAQTLICTTIFYGHGFGLFGRVDRWQQAIVVIAVWGIQLWWSPLLMRRFRYGPLEWCWRALTYWRIPGR
- a CDS encoding Gfo/Idh/MocA family oxidoreductase, which codes for MDKLKLALIGCGGMGTRHLYGLRELAKTPFNNIELCALCDLNRDNAELAAREAEQLLGSKPPVFTSIEEMAQAIPDLMAVDVVTDPSVHHTVVCEALDLGLHVLVEKPMAISVKACHAMNEAAERNGRKLSVAENYRRDPSARLTRHLLDTGRIGTPYMATLHALRGGNEIFITPWRHLKDRGGPLIDMGVHYADLIRYQLGDVVEVYGDTRLVEPVRKKQQSIGDRYEFYQQRFRAMPDEVPATAEDTSMAMMKMESGVMVSFIMGVGGHGACRSQLILGDKGCLQSYGSRGSQAIWQSADGEVRDQNAILSAVDDFELHPLLDHFFPAKNSVGDQAVDWKLIAYEQYELACAVLDGEPIEVDGIEGMKDVAAIYAICESARAGRTVTAAEIESGELYDYQAEIDAVLNINT
- a CDS encoding cupin domain-containing protein — encoded protein: MVIRNWQDATPTVGHETALIWSIFRQKGSAGLSEEEAPMLAASGFTLHMMQSRKAGDYHMHDDKEQIYYFTRGHGKMKIDDEIYPVEPGDAVHLPPYTYHQLINDSDDWIEHILVTVPVG
- a CDS encoding alcohol dehydrogenase catalytic domain-containing protein, with amino-acid sequence MRAVRKLKPGPGHIALCNIPEPDIEHPDDIKIAVQRGGLCGTDLHIRHGGYGIRPPVTLCHELSGEVVKVGTSVTRIKTGDRITVLPTASGACGHCRYCRASEFFFCPQRKSVGSMRDGGFAEYCIIPQNLAFPLPESVSYDTAALVEPLACCIKAVLFHTKIAPGDLVLVSGPGPIGLICADLARLAGGRVIVCGTDRDAHRLAMAKSAEHTVDVTRKNISEFVRALNRDGADIVIECAGAAASIDQCLDAVRPLGTFTQVALIEHPVEVNWGKIIYKQLSVHSSIAQNWPSWQRALEMIIAKTIDPSAYISHRLPLENWEQAFDGAERQEGLKYVLYP